A region from the Lentimonas sp. CC4 genome encodes:
- a CDS encoding crossover junction endodeoxyribonuclease RuvC, with protein MARKSTRKLWAEHIARGGAQSAKALRATPMRTVQFKGIVLGIDPSLRGSGFAVLDYQPNGKVRVLETATLKLKPVISQIECLGAIGNQVEDFIDQHKINHVAIEQTIYVQNFQTAQILGAARGAAIAVASMRGLPVFEYAPLRIKQAVAGAGRASKEQVARTIQSITGADLTERLDESDAAAVALCHAYTWRGE; from the coding sequence ATGGCACGTAAATCGACACGTAAACTTTGGGCTGAGCATATCGCGCGAGGCGGTGCGCAATCTGCAAAGGCACTGCGAGCGACACCGATGCGCACGGTGCAGTTTAAGGGGATCGTGCTAGGGATCGACCCCAGCCTGCGTGGCAGTGGTTTTGCGGTGCTGGACTATCAGCCGAACGGCAAGGTGCGGGTGCTGGAAACGGCGACGCTCAAGCTGAAGCCGGTTATCTCGCAGATCGAATGCCTCGGTGCGATCGGCAACCAAGTGGAGGATTTTATTGATCAACATAAGATCAATCACGTGGCGATTGAGCAGACCATCTATGTGCAAAATTTCCAGACGGCGCAGATTCTGGGAGCGGCACGCGGTGCGGCGATTGCGGTGGCTTCGATGCGCGGCTTGCCAGTTTTTGAATATGCCCCATTGCGGATCAAGCAGGCCGTGGCAGGTGCGGGCCGAGCGAGTAAAGAGCAAGTGGCGCGAACGATCCAGAGTATTACAGGTGCTGATTTGACTGAGCGATTGGACGAATCCGATGCCGCTGCGGTGGCGCTGTGCCATGCTTATACCTGGCGCGGGGAGTAG
- a CDS encoding MgtC/SapB family protein, producing MDLLLQSLILSASLGALIGLIRQWGDQQEQGTDQHDASFAGLRTFVLWALIGYTSAFLSESYAPYCFVVALVIVGLHLVLHGRVDKDKSRVGFTTGAAAIITLFLGALVYWDHLPLAVMLAALTMVTLGLKQTTHSWTRRFTNEDIRSTLQFVAVTGVVLPLVPNQGYGPSEAINPYSLWLMVVLISGLGFVGYLLIRMLGTRSGVILTGFVGGLASSTATTLAFSRESKVYPALSLGFALAIVMACTVMLARVIIILGLICPEFIPSLWLPFLVLSVPGLLYILIVGLLYRKGREATEIPELKNPLGLGIAIKFALIYGIISVLVKVFMSSGLSEGLLALSFVSGLTDLDAIALSITNNLKDGIVTADLAAKAVIVAAIANTLLKAGLVFSLGSTQLRKHIAIALGATVLAGVGAFYLI from the coding sequence ATGGATCTATTGCTCCAGTCTCTTATTCTCAGTGCCAGTCTCGGCGCGTTGATTGGCTTAATTCGCCAATGGGGGGATCAGCAGGAGCAGGGAACAGATCAGCACGATGCTTCCTTCGCTGGCTTACGCACGTTCGTGCTGTGGGCGTTGATCGGTTATACCTCGGCATTTCTCTCGGAGAGCTATGCACCTTACTGCTTTGTCGTGGCGCTAGTGATAGTCGGGCTGCACCTCGTGCTGCATGGTCGCGTGGACAAAGATAAAAGTCGGGTGGGATTTACAACGGGCGCTGCTGCGATTATAACCCTGTTCCTCGGTGCGCTGGTGTATTGGGATCATTTGCCGCTCGCGGTGATGCTGGCCGCCTTAACCATGGTGACACTTGGGCTGAAGCAGACCACGCATTCGTGGACGCGGCGTTTTACGAACGAGGATATTCGCTCAACCCTGCAATTTGTCGCGGTCACGGGAGTCGTGCTGCCACTGGTGCCGAACCAAGGCTATGGTCCGTCGGAGGCGATCAATCCGTATTCGTTGTGGCTGATGGTGGTGCTCATTTCGGGGCTTGGATTTGTGGGGTATTTGTTGATTCGCATGCTCGGCACACGCTCTGGCGTGATACTGACGGGGTTCGTGGGAGGCCTAGCATCGAGCACGGCTACGACGCTGGCATTTAGCCGAGAGTCGAAGGTCTATCCCGCGCTTTCATTAGGCTTTGCCCTAGCAATTGTGATGGCCTGCACGGTGATGCTGGCGCGCGTGATCATCATACTCGGGCTCATTTGCCCAGAGTTTATCCCGTCGCTATGGTTGCCGTTTCTGGTGCTGTCGGTGCCAGGCTTGTTGTATATCCTGATCGTCGGGCTGTTGTATCGGAAGGGCAGAGAAGCGACGGAAATACCCGAGTTGAAAAACCCGCTTGGGCTAGGGATTGCGATTAAGTTCGCGCTGATTTACGGCATCATTTCTGTGCTCGTAAAAGTGTTTATGAGTTCCGGCCTGAGCGAGGGCCTGCTCGCTTTGAGCTTTGTCTCGGGGCTGACGGATCTCGATGCCATCGCGCTATCGATTACCAATAATCTTAAGGATGGCATCGTGACCGCCGATTTGGCAGCGAAAGCAGTAATTGTCGCCGCGATCGCTAACACCTTGCTCAAGGCAGGCTTGGTTTTCTCGCTCGGTTCGACGCAATTACGCAAACACATCGCGATTGCTTTAGGTGCGACCGTGTTGGCCGGTGTCGGTGCGTTCTATCTGATTTGA
- a CDS encoding SDR family NAD(P)-dependent oxidoreductase → MQKVFITGVSSGLGYSLAKTYLEQGAQVYGCSRRAPKDLIEKGLIFKAADFADAATAIHAVGSLLADAGNLHLVVLNAGKLGEIRDFKDTPLSDFRETMEVNMVANKWLLDLIFASGRQVKQVVAISSGASRSGQRGWNGYSISKAALNMLIHMYANEQRRTHFTSLAPGLVDTAMQDYLTNLPEDERFKPLAILKEAKGTEKMPDGDTCARQLIDTFPKLLERPSGAYADIRKL, encoded by the coding sequence ATGCAGAAAGTATTTATTACAGGCGTAAGCTCTGGTTTGGGGTATAGTTTGGCAAAGACTTACTTGGAGCAAGGTGCTCAGGTATATGGGTGCAGTCGCCGTGCGCCTAAGGATTTGATCGAAAAGGGGCTTATTTTTAAGGCAGCAGACTTTGCCGATGCTGCGACTGCGATCCATGCGGTGGGTAGTTTGCTGGCAGATGCAGGGAACCTACACTTAGTCGTTCTCAATGCTGGGAAGCTGGGTGAGATTCGTGATTTCAAGGACACTCCATTGAGCGATTTTCGTGAAACGATGGAGGTCAATATGGTCGCCAATAAGTGGTTGCTGGATCTGATTTTTGCCTCTGGCCGACAAGTGAAGCAGGTGGTGGCCATTTCGTCGGGGGCTTCGCGTTCGGGGCAACGTGGCTGGAATGGTTACAGCATTTCGAAGGCGGCATTGAACATGTTGATCCATATGTATGCGAATGAGCAGCGCCGCACGCACTTTACATCCTTGGCTCCGGGCTTGGTGGATACTGCGATGCAGGACTATTTGACGAACCTTCCGGAAGATGAGCGTTTCAAACCATTGGCGATTTTGAAGGAGGCGAAGGGCACGGAGAAAATGCCGGATGGTGATACCTGCGCGCGTCAATTGATCGATACGTTTCCAAAATTGCTGGAGCGTCCGAGCGGTGCCTATGCTGATATTCGGAAGCTGTAG
- a CDS encoding ComF family protein: MNPCLKSALDLVFPRSCVHCGDAIEESPYEFLCAPCAQEILPCLPPACKTCGYPFFGAVVGPKVCPHCVDLDPVFDHGKALFIAKTAGRSLLHHLKYQSGFYVLRDLQKIVTTSRHYYDYIQDATFVPVPLHPTKLRERGFNQSERIAKMLVAATEGRSQVEHLLIRRVYTQSQTRLNHVERHRNVKNAFALAPDAVLIPDKQYILVDDVFTTGSTLNACARVLRDAGVLHLNVVTIGHG, translated from the coding sequence GTGAACCCCTGCCTCAAATCTGCTCTCGATCTCGTATTCCCACGGAGTTGTGTGCATTGTGGCGACGCGATCGAAGAATCGCCCTACGAGTTCCTCTGCGCTCCCTGCGCCCAAGAGATCCTGCCCTGCCTCCCGCCTGCCTGCAAAACCTGTGGCTATCCTTTTTTTGGAGCGGTCGTTGGCCCAAAGGTGTGCCCGCACTGCGTCGACCTCGATCCTGTCTTTGACCATGGTAAGGCGTTGTTTATCGCCAAAACCGCGGGACGCAGCCTCCTACATCATCTCAAATATCAGTCGGGCTTCTATGTATTGAGAGACCTTCAGAAAATAGTCACCACCTCGAGACATTATTATGACTACATTCAAGATGCCACCTTTGTGCCAGTTCCGTTACATCCGACCAAGCTACGAGAGCGCGGATTTAACCAAAGTGAGAGGATTGCTAAGATGCTGGTAGCAGCCACCGAAGGGCGCTCTCAAGTAGAACATCTGCTAATACGACGTGTGTATACACAGAGCCAAACCCGCCTGAATCATGTGGAACGTCACCGAAACGTAAAAAATGCCTTTGCCTTAGCGCCCGATGCGGTTCTAATTCCCGACAAACAATACATCCTCGTCGACGACGTTTTTACCACAGGGTCGACACTCAACGCCTGCGCTCGTGTTCTCCGCGATGCAGGCGTCCTCCACCTGAACGTCGTCACCATTGGACATGGCTAG
- a CDS encoding ATP-binding protein — protein sequence MSFSNYNSALTLEGLQTKPEGQYLERKGRDTKSSKIANELIGMLNAGGGTLVYGMHDSGAVEDLNVLSPRELDEYRKLVHDYIHPPANIELEELLLTDGTLIFLFHVDHDYERLFQRKDNEAVYLRVADSNKGPEKRAEVKKLEYNKAIRSYEDEVHEDFDPADFDNTVCEAYRKAMHYQGTFEALAIKRNLATKRNGQLLFKNAAILLFAIDPSQYIANAYVRYVRYTGTERQSGQRFNVVKDERFEDCIPNLIRKLEAFMEASLRDYYYLNMENGRFERVPESPKDAWMEGIVNALCHRSYNLQGNSIYIKHFDDRLEISNSGPLPAQVTIENIGRERYARNPRITRVLADMGYVRELNEGVPRIFDAMRDSMLAEPVYTDIESTVTLTLRNKVTAHKETIFSETLERIEANWEALNNSQQRIIQILFEKQEMDVPAFEDVMPLTGQAIRYNLRHLIELKMVERLSEKRRDPNALYRFLNK from the coding sequence ATGTCCTTTTCCAATTACAACTCCGCGCTGACACTCGAAGGTCTGCAAACCAAGCCCGAAGGGCAGTATCTGGAGCGGAAGGGGCGCGATACAAAGTCTTCAAAAATTGCCAACGAGTTGATCGGCATGCTCAACGCTGGCGGTGGCACTTTAGTATATGGGATGCATGATTCGGGCGCAGTGGAAGATTTGAATGTGCTCTCACCCCGCGAACTCGACGAGTATCGAAAGTTGGTGCACGACTACATTCACCCTCCGGCAAACATCGAACTGGAAGAACTCTTGCTAACCGATGGCACATTAATCTTCCTCTTTCACGTGGATCATGACTATGAGCGCCTATTTCAGCGCAAAGACAATGAAGCCGTCTACCTGCGTGTGGCGGATAGCAACAAAGGCCCCGAAAAGCGCGCAGAGGTTAAAAAACTGGAATACAATAAGGCGATTCGCTCTTACGAAGACGAAGTGCATGAGGATTTTGATCCCGCTGATTTCGACAACACCGTCTGCGAAGCATATCGCAAAGCAATGCACTACCAAGGCACTTTTGAAGCACTGGCAATAAAGCGAAATTTGGCGACTAAGCGTAATGGGCAGCTTCTCTTTAAAAACGCAGCGATCCTACTGTTTGCCATAGACCCCAGCCAATACATTGCGAATGCCTACGTGCGCTATGTCCGCTACACGGGCACCGAACGGCAAAGTGGGCAGCGGTTTAACGTCGTCAAAGATGAGCGCTTCGAAGACTGCATTCCAAACCTAATTCGCAAGCTAGAAGCATTCATGGAAGCTTCGTTGCGCGACTACTACTATCTCAACATGGAGAATGGACGGTTCGAACGAGTGCCGGAGTCCCCCAAAGACGCATGGATGGAGGGCATCGTGAACGCCCTGTGCCACCGTTCTTATAACCTACAGGGCAATTCGATCTACATTAAACATTTCGATGATCGGCTGGAAATATCCAACAGCGGCCCCCTACCTGCTCAAGTTACAATCGAAAACATCGGCCGCGAACGCTATGCGCGCAATCCGCGGATCACCCGCGTGCTCGCAGACATGGGCTATGTGCGCGAACTGAATGAAGGCGTGCCGCGTATCTTTGACGCCATGCGCGACTCCATGTTAGCAGAACCAGTCTATACTGATATCGAAAGCACAGTCACGTTAACGCTGCGTAATAAAGTAACCGCCCACAAAGAAACGATCTTCAGCGAGACCCTCGAGCGCATAGAAGCCAACTGGGAAGCACTCAACAACAGCCAACAACGGATCATCCAAATACTATTTGAAAAACAGGAGATGGATGTGCCTGCATTCGAGGACGTAATGCCTCTGACTGGGCAGGCAATACGTTATAATCTACGACACCTGATCGAGCTTAAAATGGTGGAGAGGTTGTCCGAAAAAAGACGTGATCCAAATGCCCTCTATCGTTTTTTAAATAAATAA
- a CDS encoding sulfite exporter TauE/SafE family protein codes for MRSVFGLQVCVAMGELETWQYALVALGAVFVGLGKGGLPGVGNLTVVLLALALPAKASVGVLLPILIAADVVAVSIYRRHALWPYIWKLLPWMLVGIVIGYFVFSRVNDAHVKFLIGVILLSMTGVHFFRKWSRRNHEGEDLLPHHPVFIATTGIIGGFATMVANAAGPVAALYFIASGLPKYAYIGTSAWLFLLVNLIKVPFMMDLGIIDFSSLGFSASFMPYALVAAMIAPLIVKRINQRVFEILIWVFVVIGGLKLVL; via the coding sequence TTGAGGTCTGTCTTCGGGCTGCAAGTCTGCGTTGCCATGGGGGAATTGGAAACATGGCAATATGCGCTGGTCGCGTTGGGCGCGGTCTTTGTCGGTTTGGGGAAAGGTGGCTTGCCGGGCGTGGGGAATCTCACGGTGGTATTGCTGGCACTGGCACTGCCAGCGAAAGCATCGGTCGGGGTGTTGCTGCCGATCTTGATCGCGGCAGATGTTGTGGCGGTTTCGATCTATCGTCGTCATGCACTGTGGCCGTATATTTGGAAGCTGCTGCCGTGGATGCTCGTGGGCATCGTGATCGGCTATTTTGTCTTTAGTCGGGTGAATGATGCGCATGTCAAATTCTTGATCGGCGTGATTCTGCTCTCGATGACGGGGGTGCACTTCTTTCGTAAGTGGAGCCGCCGCAACCATGAGGGGGAGGATCTGTTGCCGCACCACCCAGTGTTCATTGCCACGACGGGGATCATTGGTGGGTTTGCGACAATGGTGGCAAATGCGGCGGGGCCGGTGGCCGCGCTCTATTTTATTGCCTCGGGGCTGCCGAAATATGCCTACATCGGCACATCGGCGTGGCTGTTTCTATTGGTGAATCTGATCAAAGTGCCGTTCATGATGGATTTGGGCATCATTGATTTCAGCTCCCTCGGGTTTAGCGCGAGTTTTATGCCGTATGCGCTGGTGGCTGCGATGATCGCGCCGTTGATTGTGAAGCGGATCAACCAGCGGGTATTTGAGATATTGATTTGGGTCTTTGTGGTGATCGGTGGTCTGAAGCTGGTTTTATAG
- the truA gene encoding tRNA pseudouridine(38-40) synthase TruA — translation MIRIKTARRNFALHNSPKGDTVLLMRWKCICAYDGTDFEGWQRQPNGNAVQNHIEAILSKIFSIKILTQGSGRTDAGVHANGQCFHFDADWKHPPEKLIRALHAQLPTTIQIKSIQPVSDDFHARFSVTGKRYKYRYTLGRAKPTHDRYVWACRDIPLDLDAMNAAAQHLVGTHDFTAYSASHSKDNDPNPVKTVHTLAVIQRGKQLTLTAEGSGFLYKMVRSIAGALYAVGRGRLSPDEIRTILESKQRTHRIVTAPGKGLSLDRVFYK, via the coding sequence ATGATTAGGATTAAGACTGCCAGACGAAACTTCGCTCTTCACAACTCCCCCAAAGGCGACACAGTCCTCCTCATGCGTTGGAAATGTATTTGCGCCTACGACGGCACTGATTTTGAGGGTTGGCAACGCCAACCCAACGGCAACGCCGTGCAAAACCATATCGAAGCGATCCTCTCAAAGATCTTCTCCATCAAAATTCTAACCCAAGGCAGTGGACGCACCGATGCCGGCGTGCATGCCAACGGGCAATGCTTCCACTTCGATGCCGATTGGAAGCACCCACCTGAGAAGCTGATCCGTGCGCTGCATGCGCAATTGCCGACGACGATTCAGATCAAATCGATCCAGCCCGTCAGCGACGACTTTCACGCCCGCTTCTCCGTAACCGGCAAGCGCTACAAATACCGCTACACCCTCGGCCGCGCCAAACCGACCCACGACCGCTACGTCTGGGCCTGCCGTGACATTCCACTGGACCTCGACGCCATGAATGCCGCCGCCCAACACCTGGTCGGCACGCACGACTTTACCGCATACAGCGCCAGCCACAGTAAGGACAACGACCCGAACCCCGTAAAAACCGTGCACACGCTGGCAGTCATCCAGCGCGGCAAACAGCTCACGCTTACCGCCGAAGGCTCCGGATTTCTCTACAAAATGGTGCGCAGCATCGCCGGCGCACTCTACGCCGTCGGCCGCGGACGCCTCAGCCCCGACGAGATTCGCACAATTCTCGAATCCAAGCAGCGCACCCATCGCATCGTCACGGCACCTGGCAAAGGCCTAAGCCTCGACCGCGTTTTTTATAAATAA